tttttaagttttatggttttgtaaataatttttttagaattaaactgtaatttaaaaaaattaagagtaaTTTGATCCATTCTTGGGTACTTAAACCTTTTATCCTTTTATagaaaaagatgaattaaatggattttaatattctcaatattttaattttcaatgaattgaatttattcaCTGAGTTATCAAACAAGCTcttagatatttttaatttttatgtaaagaTTAATGTAACATAATATTTTTCGGGAGGAAGTTTTCTATTTTGTGATCGAGTTAGGagtactaaaattttatataaaactgaATTCAAAATGAGTTGAAGTGGAGAAGACATAAAATTCAGTTTTAGAGTTGGAGCGAGCAAAAACCCTGCTCGTCCCGTTGGTGGAGAAGTGATGGTAGCCAAAGGTTCAGGACGCTCCAAAAAATGGAGTAACCCAGCATCCTACGAGTTCCCTTTGTGTTAGTGAGGTCTCCATTCATTGAAGTCCTCCCCTCCCTGCTGAGATCTTTCGCCAGTTTATAGCCAAAACAACACACGTTCATTCCTTTGTAAAGAACCAAATTCGAAAACCAGACCCACTTGACATACGGAAAAGGAAAAGATATCGATGTCTCTTCTAGTGATCCAATCCAAATATCAAGACTATACCTAAGTTGTTTCCCGCATATAATCATTAAAAGGTATGGCTTCTCTCTTTGTTTGTAGCCACGAAAACCATAAGGAAATTTTCATAGTGGCATAGGAACAAGGAAACAACACAAGGTCATAAAACAGCACAAAATCTGGAGGAAAGCATACATAAAAAAGCTGATTGTTATCCAAATGAAACAAAATGTCATAATAAAATCATCACCTGATAGTGGTGCCATCTGTAAGCTTGGCCTATCCCTAACAACTGATATTGCCTCTTACtcatatatgatattttgaattgCAAACCAAAACATTTGTGAACAATTTGATTTGAGGACGAAATGCCTCTAGCTAATGTGAATCCAGCACACAAAACCACATCCCAGAACTAGCCAAATGTTGCCGGAGAGGTGGAGACTGAACCCCCCTTTCCTTGTTAAACCTTCTTGGCCTTCAAAGGGCCCATTGGAATTTTACTCAGAACCTTGGCATCAAATACTGCATATTGTTTTTTAATCTCGATCGCAGCCTTCTCTGCAAATGGGTCTACCTTATCCTCGTACTTCTCGTATAATACAGGTACCGTGTGCAGCAATACGAAACCTGATTtcatataaaagataaataaactTCAGTAAATGATATCATATAGATAAATATACTAAGAAAAGTCAGTGTCATTACATATATAGAACAAGGTCAAGAAGTTGCACCAACTCCCCACAATTGACAGAACCCAGAATGCAGCTATAACCTGAAAATTCAAATCAACGAATGGAAACATAAGTAATTCTCCCACCCATACTAAAGATGAAGCATATCCCCATACACATAAGAAATAAACACACCATAAGGAACTCCTTCAGATTTCTTCCAGATGCAATATCTCGCAGAAGTTTCAATCCCTGGTTAAGTTCAATTGCCAATGCAGAGGCAACTTGGAGGAATGGCTCCTCTGGCAAATGAATTTCGGGGATGCGAGGTGGGGACCTATAAAGAAAATGGGTGGGTTATAGTCTTTAAGAAATCATACAATACCTTAGTTTAAAAAACCAAATCAACTAAATTTGCTGCAAAGACAGTAAAACTTTACTTGTGGATGAAGGTATGAGCATTGGACCACAAAAACAGTAGTGCAAGACAGAGTATCGAAATGTGACAGATTAAAGCAAGTAGGTGGTATTCAATCAACTCAAAAAGGACCCAAATTGCGGTTGCTCCACCAAGGACACCAGCTGAAATCTTCTTGTTCCTCCACAAGAACACATCAGCAGCTGCACCAAATTATTACCaacaaaataagatgaaaagaTACAACATCAGTATTGATCTATGCTTTAAATCTATTCACCCAAAAtgcaaacaagaaaaaagataaaaaagaaaaagacctAAAATGTTTTAAGGTTGCATCTAATAGCTTTATTATCAAGCAAAACTTCAAAGAAAAAcaactattttatattaaccaaaaaaataaataaaaattcaaaaatgggATAGATTCAGCAATGCATTTTTCTAAACTATCAAACAGATCATAAAAGCATAAAGTAAAATACAGATCCACTAATATAGCATCCAAGTAAACCATTTTAAACGTAACTGGACTATCTTTTTACTCTCATTTACATCAAGTccacaaaacaagaaaaattaaaagcataaaacCCTAATCtccataataaaatttgaaaattaaaaaatggaaaaagaaaaggtgaaaTGAGAGAGTTCAGAGTTCGTACGTTTTCCACCACCAAGCACATGATGAACTGGTCTCTCTCTTCCAAACAACCGATAAATCTTAGCCTTAACGGAAGAAGGAGAAGCCGGTTTCTCATGATCCGAATCCGAATCCGAAGATGACGATGAATCATGGCCGTGAATCTTCTGGCTGATCTTCTCCATCATCGACTCCACCGCCGACTGCTTACTCTCCGATTCCTCCGCCATTgctagaaaaattaaaatccgAACCAAACCCTAAAAAGACGGATTCTCGGTCTCCAATTCTCACGGTGTCCAAAAAGTATCGAGGTGTGTGAGAGTTGAAGTTGGAAATGTAGGGTTTTATGATGGGAATATATAAAACGTCGACGTAGTCTGAGCCTGAGGGTTGGAGCCAAACCTGAAGGCTCGGAGGGAATTCGGAAATCTAGGAAGTTGACGGCGTTTAGATTTGGACG
The Gossypium raimondii isolate GPD5lz chromosome 8, ASM2569854v1, whole genome shotgun sequence DNA segment above includes these coding regions:
- the LOC105791562 gene encoding reticulon-like protein B5, which gives rise to MAEESESKQSAVESMMEKISQKIHGHDSSSSSDSDSDHEKPASPSSVKAKIYRLFGRERPVHHVLGGGKPADVFLWRNKKISAGVLGGATAIWVLFELIEYHLLALICHISILCLALLFLWSNAHTFIHKSPPRIPEIHLPEEPFLQVASALAIELNQGLKLLRDIASGRNLKEFLMVIAAFWVLSIVGSWCNFLTLFYICFVLLHTVPVLYEKYEDKVDPFAEKAAIEIKKQYAVFDAKVLSKIPMGPLKAKKV